In Chloroflexota bacterium, a single window of DNA contains:
- a CDS encoding ubiquinone/menaquinone biosynthesis methyltransferase, producing MPPSGLLHKMFSSLPRRYDLLNRLLTWGQDQGWRRKAVVECLKDRPRWALDLGCGTGDLALQLARLGGPGTRVLALDFSLPMLEAARAKARRAKVEIAFIRADAAHLPLCPGWLDAIGSSFTLRNLTYRNPGAGQYLSQAHKALRPGGRWVMVETSQPPGALVRWAFHSYLRYLVPSLGGLISGNRGAYRYLAGSALGFFPAEEVSRMLLKTGFQSVTFRRLLRGAIAIHTAIK from the coding sequence TTGCCCCCTTCGGGCCTTCTCCACAAAATGTTCTCCTCCCTGCCCCGACGCTACGACCTTCTGAACCGCCTCCTTACCTGGGGCCAGGACCAGGGCTGGCGCAGGAAAGCCGTGGTAGAGTGCCTGAAAGACCGGCCCCGGTGGGCCCTGGACCTGGGCTGCGGGACGGGGGACCTGGCCCTTCAGCTCGCCCGCCTCGGGGGGCCGGGGACCAGGGTCCTGGCACTGGACTTCTCTCTCCCCATGCTGGAGGCCGCCCGGGCCAAGGCCCGCCGGGCAAAGGTGGAAATCGCCTTTATCCGGGCAGACGCCGCCCACCTCCCCCTCTGCCCCGGCTGGCTGGATGCCATCGGCTCCTCTTTCACCCTCCGCAACCTCACCTACAGGAACCCGGGGGCGGGCCAGTATCTATCCCAGGCGCATAAAGCCCTCCGGCCCGGCGGGCGGTGGGTGATGGTGGAGACCAGCCAGCCTCCAGGGGCGCTGGTCAGATGGGCCTTTCACAGCTACCTTCGCTACCTGGTGCCCAGTCTGGGGGGCCTCATCTCAGGCAACCGGGGGGCCTACCGCTACCTGGCCGGGTCCGCCCTGGGCTTCTTCCCTGCGGAGGAAGTCTCCCGGATGCTCCTGAAGACAGGCTTCCAGAGTGTCACCTTCCGTCGCTTGCTCAGGGGCGCTATCGCCATCCACACCGCCATCAAGTGA
- a CDS encoding FAD/NAD(P)-binding protein — protein MLPDSPFLPLPARILAVQDLTPDVKLFRVEIEDPRARENFRHRPGQFAFVSAFGMGESPFTFASYPSPDGVLEFAIRRVGTVSSALHELEPEEAVGIRGPFGNAFPMDEYRGKNIIIIGGGIGLAPLRPVIQAVLNHREEYGELLVIYGARTPADLVFAHEFPSWAEAPRTRVELTVDRGNGGWQGRVALVPTVIKELKPSPENTITITCGPPIMIRFVLAELKALNFAPMQIVTTLESKMKCGMGKCARCNIGEKYVCQDGPVFSFSEISRFLEQG, from the coding sequence GTGCTACCTGATAGTCCCTTCCTCCCCCTCCCTGCCCGCATCCTGGCGGTCCAGGACCTCACCCCCGATGTGAAGCTCTTCCGGGTGGAGATAGAGGACCCGCGGGCAAGAGAGAACTTCCGCCACAGGCCGGGGCAGTTCGCCTTTGTATCGGCTTTTGGTATGGGGGAGTCCCCCTTCACCTTCGCCAGCTACCCCTCCCCCGATGGGGTGCTGGAGTTTGCCATCCGCCGGGTGGGGACGGTGAGCTCGGCCCTTCATGAGCTGGAGCCGGAGGAGGCGGTGGGTATAAGAGGGCCCTTCGGCAATGCCTTCCCCATGGATGAGTACCGGGGGAAGAACATCATCATCATCGGCGGCGGCATTGGCCTGGCCCCGCTCCGCCCCGTCATCCAGGCCGTCCTGAACCACCGGGAGGAGTATGGGGAGCTACTGGTCATCTACGGCGCCCGCACCCCCGCCGACCTGGTCTTTGCCCACGAGTTCCCCTCCTGGGCGGAGGCCCCCCGCACCAGGGTGGAGCTCACCGTTGACCGGGGGAACGGGGGCTGGCAGGGGAGGGTAGCCCTCGTCCCCACCGTGATAAAGGAGCTAAAGCCCTCTCCCGAGAACACTATAACTATCACCTGCGGACCCCCCATCATGATCCGCTTTGTCCTGGCGGAGCTCAAGGCCCTGAACTTCGCCCCCATGCAGATAGTTACCACCCTGGAGTCCAAGATGAAGTGCGGCATGGGCAAGTGCGCCCGGTGCAACATCGGTGAGAAGTACGTCTGCCAGGACGGCCCCGTCTTCTCCTTCAGCGAGATATCTCGTTTCCTGGAGCAGGGCTAG
- a CDS encoding 4Fe-4S dicluster domain-containing protein, with protein MKPFLSRDNLLLWLKRLIQEYTVIAPVQAWDTVLFQPVKRVEEIVLSYDVSTLSPKDVIFPPSETLFIFERKNGRWEARPLPEVKKQVLFGLHPCDAHGISLMDAAFLSQPGDPHYQRRRDATILVGLACARARPECFCESAGSGPQDVSHLDVLLIPTPQGYILQVRTARGAALFTGFNMEELEIDNPPPPATTPVPVAGITDVAKRIFNDGYWERLADRCIHCNLCAYVCPCCYCFDIRDYPLKGMVERVRSWESCQASGFARLAGGYDPRPSTGARLRQRFYHKFLYYPTQFKGQVKCTGCGRCVRACPVNIDIREIVSDMQKIEAKVARAT; from the coding sequence ATGAAGCCCTTCCTCTCCCGGGACAACCTCCTCCTCTGGCTGAAGAGGCTCATCCAGGAGTACACCGTTATCGCCCCCGTCCAGGCCTGGGACACCGTCCTCTTCCAGCCGGTGAAGAGGGTGGAGGAAATAGTATTGAGCTATGATGTCTCCACCCTTTCCCCCAAGGATGTCATTTTCCCGCCCTCGGAGACCCTCTTCATCTTTGAGCGCAAGAACGGGCGCTGGGAGGCCCGGCCCCTGCCTGAGGTCAAAAAACAGGTCCTCTTTGGCCTGCACCCCTGCGATGCCCACGGCATATCCCTCATGGATGCCGCTTTCCTCTCCCAGCCCGGCGACCCCCATTATCAGAGGCGGCGGGATGCGACCATTCTGGTGGGCCTGGCCTGCGCCCGGGCCCGGCCGGAGTGCTTCTGCGAGAGCGCGGGCTCCGGACCACAGGATGTCTCCCACCTGGATGTCCTGCTCATCCCCACCCCTCAGGGCTACATCCTCCAGGTGCGGACCGCCCGGGGGGCCGCCCTCTTCACCGGCTTCAATATGGAGGAGCTGGAGATAGACAACCCCCCACCCCCAGCCACCACCCCCGTCCCCGTTGCCGGCATCACTGATGTGGCCAAGAGAATCTTCAACGATGGCTACTGGGAGCGCCTGGCAGATAGGTGCATCCACTGCAACCTCTGTGCCTATGTCTGCCCCTGCTGCTACTGTTTTGATATCCGGGACTATCCGCTGAAGGGCATGGTGGAGAGGGTAAGGAGCTGGGAAAGCTGTCAGGCCTCCGGCTTTGCCCGCCTGGCAGGCGGCTATGACCCCCGCCCCTCCACGGGGGCCAGGCTCCGCCAGCGCTTCTACCACAAGTTCCTCTACTATCCCACCCAGTTCAAGGGCCAGGTGAAGTGCACTGGCTGCGGCCGCTGCGTGCGAGCCTGTCCCGTGAACATAGACATCCGGGAGATAGTCTCTGATATGCAGAAAATAGAAGCCAAGGTTGCCCGTGCTACCTGA
- a CDS encoding 4Fe-4S dicluster domain-containing protein — protein MEELVRQKARELLSTRQLECVIGWERASDGLTSRPFFAYTPEEADRLIYDQTCVNSLAKFLVDKRNKNTAIVAKPCDTRAINLLLLEKQIKRERVYIIGVTCAGMREVSFGYMGEKLQAKCLLCPQHNPVVYDFLVGEPVAEEAVRSYEDLAEIDARTHQEREAFWQEHFNRCIRCYACRQACPGCYCQQCFVDQLDPQWVGIRIAPQENHQWNTVRAFHLMGRCIECGECQRVCPVKIPMMLLNRHLLREVESKFSFQPGLSPETPPPLATFKPDEDLGI, from the coding sequence ATGGAAGAGCTAGTCCGGCAGAAGGCCCGAGAACTCCTCAGCACCCGGCAGCTGGAGTGCGTCATCGGCTGGGAGAGGGCCAGTGATGGCCTCACCTCCCGCCCCTTCTTCGCCTATACCCCGGAGGAGGCCGACAGGTTAATTTACGACCAGACCTGCGTCAACAGCCTGGCTAAGTTCCTGGTGGACAAGAGGAACAAGAACACGGCCATTGTGGCCAAGCCCTGTGATACCAGGGCCATCAACCTGCTCCTCCTGGAGAAGCAGATAAAGCGGGAGAGGGTCTATATCATAGGGGTGACCTGCGCCGGGATGCGGGAGGTCTCCTTTGGCTATATGGGGGAGAAGCTCCAGGCCAAGTGCCTGCTCTGCCCCCAGCACAACCCCGTCGTCTACGACTTCCTTGTGGGGGAACCGGTGGCTGAGGAGGCCGTCCGAAGCTATGAGGACCTGGCAGAGATAGATGCCAGGACTCACCAGGAGAGGGAGGCCTTCTGGCAGGAGCACTTCAACCGCTGTATCCGCTGCTACGCCTGCCGGCAGGCGTGCCCCGGTTGCTACTGCCAGCAGTGCTTTGTTGACCAGCTGGACCCCCAATGGGTGGGGATAAGGATAGCCCCCCAGGAGAACCACCAGTGGAACACCGTCCGCGCCTTCCACCTCATGGGCCGGTGTATTGAGTGCGGGGAGTGCCAGCGGGTATGCCCGGTGAAAATACCCATGATGCTCCTCAACCGCCACCTCCTGAGGGAGGTGGAGAGCAAGTTCAGCTTCCAGCCGGGCCTCTCCCCCGAGACCCCTCCCCCCCTCGCCACCTTCAAGCCCGATGAGGACCTGGGGATATGA